The following proteins are co-located in the Blastocatellia bacterium genome:
- a CDS encoding tetratricopeptide repeat protein codes for MIRKRKKRWEIVSILVLSCSAMTAQGQQSVAVIFDIRKPPSGSTSYADQEPVENVNVFKAQDRRWQSGWKRLPLDLLDRVNVRRLPQPKVQKLIITFTDPRRKQVILAEGDHIQILDPETIQVEGGFFGWIVGRIRTTTRYIQAIASGTQYGLIVDGERTRLYVWEGSVEVSSRAGGRVVVGEKHLTEAVGERPPAPPRIPRFEEIKDLVLFGIEVDPDVRIRFADERSQSQLHEDLIRAEFETAVRPTVETQINLGNLYLALGRYDQALAVFNRAEKIAPASDIYNARGIIYTVRPGLGDPVSEFRAAIGRENLSRFHNNLGVYYLRERRIDQAITEFQTAVALEPTNDVAYNGLGVAWIQSGQGTMALSRAQEALSRAVRLKPRVVSLTNLGTTYLLQGQVDAAEDYYRRAARLAEPDAAIANNLGVSSLKRGRYEEAVDQFIKAIHADSSDPAAYCNLALVYHAQAELREAIKSRVQDLAAPAGPLSADVVRSTMALLGEVERLPADQFDAACERFAATLRRNR; via the coding sequence ATGATCCGGAAGAGGAAAAAGCGCTGGGAGATCGTGAGCATCCTCGTGCTCAGTTGCTCGGCGATGACGGCTCAAGGTCAGCAGAGCGTGGCCGTGATCTTCGATATTCGCAAGCCCCCGTCAGGGTCCACATCGTATGCCGACCAGGAACCCGTCGAGAACGTCAACGTGTTCAAAGCGCAAGACCGTCGGTGGCAATCGGGATGGAAAAGGCTCCCGCTCGATCTTCTCGATCGCGTGAATGTGCGTCGGCTTCCTCAACCTAAAGTGCAGAAGCTCATCATCACTTTCACCGATCCCCGGCGCAAGCAAGTGATCCTCGCCGAGGGCGACCATATTCAAATTCTCGATCCCGAAACGATCCAGGTTGAGGGAGGGTTTTTCGGCTGGATCGTGGGGCGAATTCGCACGACGACGCGCTATATCCAGGCCATCGCCAGCGGCACCCAGTACGGGCTCATTGTGGATGGCGAACGAACGCGGCTATACGTCTGGGAGGGAAGCGTGGAAGTGTCCAGCCGCGCGGGAGGGCGAGTTGTGGTCGGGGAGAAACATTTGACCGAAGCTGTTGGGGAACGTCCGCCGGCTCCCCCGCGTATCCCTCGATTCGAGGAAATCAAAGACCTCGTCCTTTTCGGCATCGAGGTGGATCCCGACGTGCGCATCCGTTTTGCCGACGAACGATCGCAATCTCAGTTGCACGAGGACCTGATCCGGGCGGAATTCGAGACTGCCGTTCGACCGACGGTGGAGACGCAGATCAACCTCGGTAATCTCTATCTCGCCCTCGGACGCTATGATCAGGCTCTGGCCGTTTTCAACCGGGCGGAAAAGATCGCTCCCGCGAGTGACATCTATAATGCCCGAGGCATCATTTACACCGTGCGGCCCGGGCTGGGTGATCCGGTGAGTGAGTTTCGAGCAGCCATCGGTCGGGAGAATCTCTCGAGGTTTCACAATAATCTCGGGGTTTACTATTTGCGGGAGCGACGGATTGATCAGGCCATTACCGAGTTTCAAACAGCCGTTGCGCTGGAGCCAACCAATGACGTGGCCTACAACGGATTGGGAGTTGCCTGGATTCAATCGGGGCAGGGAACGATGGCGCTCAGCCGTGCTCAGGAGGCACTTAGCCGGGCCGTCCGGCTCAAGCCCAGAGTCGTATCTCTGACCAATTTGGGCACGACATACTTGCTTCAGGGTCAGGTTGATGCCGCCGAAGATTACTACCGGCGAGCAGCTCGACTGGCTGAACCCGATGCCGCCATTGCAAACAATCTCGGCGTCTCGTCGCTCAAACGCGGGCGATACGAAGAGGCAGTGGATCAGTTCATCAAGGCCATTCACGCTGATAGCTCCGATCCTGCTGCTTACTGTAATCTGGCCCTCGTCTATCACGCGCAGGCCGAGCTCCGGGAGGCAATCAAAAGTCGAGTTCAGGATCTGGCTGCTCCCGCGGGACCGCTCTCGGCAGATGTGGTTCGATCAACGATGGCCCTTCTAGGCGAAGTCGAGCGGCTTCCGGCGGACCAATTTGACGCAGCCTGCGAGAGATTCGCCGCAACACTACGGCGAAACCGTTAG
- the murB gene encoding UDP-N-acetylmuramate dehydrogenase: protein MEATIASVAQLRAQLVEQYGEDRVRCQEPLARYVNWRVGGPADLLFIARTREELVTGVQRARDRSLPVTVIGYGANVLVSDRGIRGLVIVNRAEDITVSGERITADSGTNLVTLARRACEEGLSGLEFLIGIPGTVGGAIVGNAGTRDEWIGDRVERIEILAPHGELQWLEQRELDFGYRRSRLQRTGEIILRAVLLGRKAPRGEIEKRMDQMLAARRNQPTGPSAGSVFKNPPGDFAGRLIEACGLKGYRIGGAKISEQHANFIINTGGATAGEIRALIEVARQEVVRKFGIRLEEEVRYLGEWD from the coding sequence GTGGAGGCAACAATAGCGTCGGTCGCTCAATTGCGCGCTCAGCTCGTGGAGCAATATGGGGAAGACCGCGTTCGATGCCAGGAACCATTGGCACGATATGTAAACTGGCGCGTTGGCGGTCCGGCGGATCTTCTCTTCATCGCGCGGACGCGAGAGGAGCTGGTGACAGGTGTTCAGCGAGCACGTGACAGGTCGCTGCCCGTTACGGTGATCGGGTACGGAGCTAATGTGCTTGTCTCCGACCGAGGAATCCGGGGCCTTGTGATCGTCAATCGGGCGGAAGACATCACGGTGAGCGGGGAGCGAATCACCGCCGATTCAGGCACAAATCTCGTCACCCTCGCTCGGCGGGCCTGTGAAGAGGGCCTGTCAGGTTTAGAATTTCTCATCGGCATCCCCGGAACCGTCGGCGGAGCGATCGTCGGCAACGCGGGCACCCGGGACGAGTGGATCGGCGATCGGGTGGAGAGGATCGAAATTCTCGCTCCGCACGGCGAACTCCAATGGCTCGAGCAGCGAGAACTGGACTTTGGCTATCGCAGAAGTCGTCTTCAGCGAACGGGAGAGATTATCCTCCGTGCCGTTTTGCTCGGGCGGAAGGCTCCTCGTGGGGAAATTGAAAAGCGGATGGATCAGATGCTGGCGGCCCGAAGAAATCAGCCGACCGGTCCGAGCGCGGGTTCGGTTTTCAAAAATCCTCCGGGGGATTTTGCCGGTCGGTTGATCGAAGCCTGCGGGTTAAAGGGCTATCGTATCGGAGGGGCAAAGATCTCCGAGCAACACGCCAACTTCATCATCAATACGGGAGGGGCAACGGCGGGAGAGATCAGGGCCCTGATCGAGGTAGCCCGGCAGGAGGTCGTCCGCAAGTTCGGCATCCGGCTGGAGGAAGAGGTGCGCTATCTCGGAGAGTGGGATTAA
- the murA gene encoding UDP-N-acetylglucosamine 1-carboxyvinyltransferase — translation MTWIIRGGRPLLGDVTVGGAKNTAFKLMIAALLADDVSVLENVPDVGDTRTVAEMIRALGGQVEWATGRSLIIDPGGVRQYVLDREMATRCRASILFAGPLLARLGEAVIPLPGGDRIGRRPVDRHLAGLLALGVETRDEGGLLHLRAPRLRGARYRFPKSTHTGTETLLLAAVCAEGETLLENAACEPEVDDLIAFLRKMGAQVERLTDRTIRILGVAGLHGARHSIMPDRNEAVTYACAALITRGDVTTHQVQPVHLTAFIDVLKAMRAGCQADDNRLRVWYDGPLRPVTITTSPHPGFMTDWHPLVASVLTQAEGVSVVHETVFENRFGYVPYLRQMGARIELFNPEVLNPDAVYNFNPEDDHPDYFHAARIFGPTPLRGACVHATDVRAGAALVLAALAADGETTLTGIEHIERGYERLDLALRSLGADIRQK, via the coding sequence ATGACCTGGATCATTCGCGGAGGTCGCCCGCTCCTGGGCGATGTGACAGTCGGCGGAGCAAAGAACACGGCTTTCAAGCTGATGATTGCCGCGCTCCTGGCTGATGATGTCAGCGTTCTGGAGAACGTGCCCGATGTGGGAGATACCCGCACGGTAGCCGAGATGATTCGGGCACTTGGAGGACAAGTCGAATGGGCGACGGGTCGAAGCCTCATAATTGATCCAGGAGGCGTCAGGCAGTATGTGCTTGATCGGGAGATGGCCACGCGCTGTCGAGCCTCGATCCTGTTTGCCGGACCGTTACTCGCGCGCCTGGGCGAAGCTGTAATTCCTCTGCCCGGAGGTGATCGCATCGGCCGCCGTCCGGTGGACCGCCATCTCGCAGGCCTCCTGGCGCTCGGTGTGGAGACCCGCGATGAAGGTGGGCTTCTTCACCTCAGGGCACCTCGCCTTCGAGGAGCACGCTACCGATTTCCCAAAAGCACTCACACCGGGACGGAGACACTGCTTCTGGCGGCTGTGTGTGCCGAGGGGGAAACTCTCCTGGAAAACGCTGCCTGCGAGCCGGAAGTGGACGACCTGATCGCTTTCCTAAGGAAGATGGGGGCACAGGTCGAGCGGCTGACCGACCGAACGATCCGCATCCTTGGCGTTGCAGGACTACATGGCGCGCGTCACAGCATCATGCCCGACCGGAATGAAGCCGTGACTTACGCCTGTGCTGCTCTGATCACCCGGGGAGATGTAACGACCCACCAGGTGCAGCCCGTGCACCTGACGGCATTCATTGACGTCCTGAAGGCAATGAGGGCTGGCTGCCAGGCGGATGATAACAGGCTGCGCGTGTGGTATGATGGGCCACTCCGTCCCGTGACGATCACAACGTCGCCACACCCGGGATTCATGACCGATTGGCATCCGCTCGTGGCGTCTGTGCTGACGCAGGCCGAGGGAGTAAGCGTCGTCCATGAGACCGTGTTTGAAAATCGCTTTGGCTATGTGCCGTATTTGAGGCAAATGGGCGCGCGGATCGAGCTGTTCAATCCCGAGGTTCTCAATCCCGACGCAGTCTACAACTTCAACCCCGAGGACGACCATCCCGATTACTTTCATGCCGCGCGGATCTTCGGGCCGACGCCTCTCCGCGGTGCCTGCGTGCATGCAACCGACGTTCGCGCCGGAGCGGCTCTCGTCCTGGCGGCGCTGGCAGCCGATGGTGAAACCACCTTAACGGGAATTGAGCACATCGAGCGGGGATACGAACGGCTCGATCTCGCTCTCCGGTCGCTTGGCGCAGACATTCGTCAGAAGTAG
- a CDS encoding protein kinase, with translation MAEIVPITVGATLSHYLVLERLGRGGMGEVWKAENIRLKKIVALKTLSPKLLADPDAKARFLREARLIARLDHPNIASVFDIVEVGDLVFIVMEYIQGESLDRRIARGPLDKSEVVKIAAQVCDALAEAHRHRIIHRDIKPHNIMLTPAGHVKVLDFGLAKLLAPPQMEETTETQTVEATALTMPGMTFGTRKYMSPEQWLSPEVDHRSDIFSLGVVIFEMLVGDLPIEGYQLANMIGTQSTVWSGVFQGVPREFRPILLKTLARNPDDRYQSVTELMRDLGSLPRVTEYVPEVTVTPPVLEAPPLKPSVTVSLLHAIGYLAPSLFLIHLAGARPGTLRAASAVVLAVTLPFLIRALEGRLGRRLKPIRLIAQRTDRRVAPVVGLLMLFVLAAAFNIGDLFGWVQQWGDWRYAITSVPRHKDVVLIAIDAESRQKFLATDPGASQLKNWRRYHRQLIETILAHGPPKAIGFDIFFEDPTEFDADFAQAITRARSQGVPVIIGEFFDEQKYEFRPPTPQIRAAVGDAVGHPIVLKGMDDVVRGVPLVLRSRRVDEEAGVVFTQEVPSLSLLMVSGGSFDATRVLPGQELRLEDRVVPLASGPQYVRNLPPDRFDYETFLIAYSRDSLEQLSYWDVYEGSIFKDRLPANYFLGKYVLIGAAYPDFERPVQIPTDREVYPFYVHASAINAMLQNASITQVRGFPALLIVALVGLTVYGAALHFRRRFLLQAASVGGICVLVGGASYWLYTSSFTWFDSSYTIFAAISVGLFCRLTEGRQK, from the coding sequence ATGGCGGAGATCGTCCCCATCACAGTGGGAGCCACCCTCTCACACTACCTTGTCCTGGAACGACTTGGTCGAGGGGGGATGGGGGAGGTCTGGAAGGCGGAGAATATACGGCTGAAGAAGATAGTTGCGCTCAAGACACTCTCGCCCAAGCTGCTTGCCGATCCTGATGCCAAAGCCCGATTCCTCCGGGAAGCCCGGTTAATCGCCCGGCTGGATCATCCCAACATCGCCAGCGTATTTGACATCGTGGAGGTGGGCGATCTCGTCTTCATCGTCATGGAGTACATTCAAGGCGAGTCGCTCGACCGGCGCATCGCTCGAGGTCCGCTGGATAAGAGCGAGGTCGTGAAGATTGCGGCTCAGGTGTGTGATGCATTGGCCGAGGCGCATCGCCATCGGATCATTCATCGAGACATTAAGCCGCACAATATCATGCTCACGCCGGCGGGTCATGTGAAGGTTCTTGATTTCGGACTGGCGAAGTTGCTGGCACCTCCGCAGATGGAGGAGACCACCGAAACACAAACGGTCGAGGCTACAGCTTTGACCATGCCGGGGATGACATTCGGCACGCGCAAATACATGTCGCCCGAGCAATGGCTCAGCCCGGAGGTTGATCATCGCAGCGATATTTTCTCCCTTGGCGTCGTGATTTTCGAGATGCTCGTCGGCGATCTCCCCATTGAGGGCTATCAATTGGCCAATATGATCGGCACCCAATCCACTGTCTGGTCGGGCGTCTTTCAGGGAGTCCCGCGAGAGTTTCGCCCGATACTGTTGAAGACGCTGGCCCGGAATCCCGACGATCGGTATCAAAGCGTGACTGAACTCATGCGCGATCTGGGGAGCCTTCCGCGCGTGACCGAGTACGTGCCGGAAGTGACCGTCACTCCACCGGTGCTCGAAGCCCCGCCGCTGAAACCATCGGTGACGGTTTCCCTGCTTCACGCCATCGGCTATCTCGCACCCTCTTTGTTTCTGATTCACCTGGCGGGCGCACGACCGGGTACGCTCCGGGCGGCAAGCGCTGTCGTTCTGGCGGTGACTCTTCCTTTTCTCATCCGGGCACTCGAGGGGCGTCTTGGGCGTCGGCTGAAACCGATCCGGTTGATCGCTCAGCGGACGGATCGGCGCGTGGCGCCGGTCGTCGGTCTGCTAATGCTGTTTGTGCTCGCGGCTGCCTTTAATATCGGAGACCTCTTCGGATGGGTTCAGCAATGGGGGGACTGGCGCTATGCCATTACATCGGTTCCGCGCCATAAGGATGTCGTGTTGATCGCTATTGATGCCGAGTCCCGCCAGAAATTCCTCGCCACCGACCCCGGCGCTTCTCAGTTGAAGAACTGGCGGCGGTACCACAGGCAACTCATCGAGACGATTCTCGCTCATGGCCCTCCGAAGGCCATCGGGTTTGACATTTTCTTCGAGGATCCGACCGAATTCGATGCGGACTTCGCCCAGGCGATCACTCGCGCCCGAAGCCAGGGAGTGCCCGTCATCATTGGGGAGTTTTTCGACGAGCAGAAGTATGAGTTTCGCCCGCCGACTCCGCAGATTCGCGCCGCCGTTGGCGATGCGGTTGGCCATCCGATCGTTCTCAAGGGGATGGACGATGTCGTCCGGGGGGTTCCGCTGGTTCTGCGGAGCAGGCGGGTGGATGAGGAAGCCGGTGTTGTGTTCACCCAGGAGGTGCCCTCGCTCTCGCTGCTCATGGTCAGCGGCGGAAGCTTCGATGCGACTCGCGTGTTGCCCGGTCAGGAGTTGCGTCTGGAGGATCGGGTCGTACCGCTTGCTTCCGGGCCGCAGTATGTGCGCAATCTCCCTCCGGACAGGTTCGATTACGAAACCTTTCTCATCGCCTACAGCCGGGATTCCCTTGAACAGCTCAGCTACTGGGATGTCTACGAGGGGAGCATCTTTAAGGATCGCCTCCCGGCCAATTACTTCCTCGGCAAATATGTCTTGATCGGAGCGGCGTATCCCGATTTCGAGCGTCCGGTGCAAATTCCCACAGATCGCGAGGTTTATCCGTTCTACGTCCACGCAAGCGCCATCAACGCAATGTTGCAAAACGCGTCTATCACGCAGGTGCGAGGATTTCCGGCGCTCTTGATTGTCGCGCTCGTCGGCCTGACGGTCTACGGAGCGGCGCTCCACTTTCGCCGACGTTTCCTCCTTCAGGCCGCATCAGTTGGCGGGATATGTGTGCTGGTGGGCGGGGCATCGTACTGGCTCTACACCAGCTCGTTCACCTGGTTCGATTCCTCCTACACGATTTTTGCTGCCATCAGTGTGGGCCTTTTTTGTCGTCTAACGGAGGGAAGGCAAAAATGA